The proteins below come from a single Kitasatospora sp. NBC_00315 genomic window:
- a CDS encoding TniQ family protein: MFVSGPSSGFHVPAAGALRVRPIPHEATASYLNRLAHAYQSTTADLLDALGITTTRAHTAGGGTATAELHLDAEARQRLATLARTRPGDLSRALPNLARDPAAPPRSPEGGIMPHETSDPGAVATAAWQPRESGEQPVRACPACTLRHTRGATDRAHVHPPPHQALCPRHHHWSLDDDTSLTTAALPELHQAQRHHQRLTRHPGAAPALSWAGAITTRWYDQQTHLATRWQRRLHHLADTNPHATPATMSWALYARELVTYPETITLARTLATTHLPKQPRQGPAPQAHPAITAFLRHTAHQLHLERLAPPPGDLLWTWIHHTRTS; encoded by the coding sequence GTGTTCGTGTCGGGGCCGAGCAGCGGGTTCCACGTGCCGGCGGCCGGGGCGCTGCGGGTGAGGCCGATACCGCATGAGGCCACCGCCTCCTACCTGAACCGTCTCGCCCACGCCTACCAGAGCACCACCGCCGACCTCCTGGACGCCCTCGGCATCACCACCACCCGCGCCCACACCGCTGGCGGAGGTACCGCCACCGCGGAGCTCCACCTCGACGCCGAGGCCCGGCAGCGCCTGGCCACCCTCGCCCGCACCCGGCCCGGCGACCTCTCCCGGGCCCTACCGAACCTGGCCCGCGATCCCGCGGCACCGCCCCGCTCCCCCGAAGGCGGCATCATGCCTCACGAGACGTCAGATCCCGGCGCGGTTGCCACTGCCGCCTGGCAGCCACGGGAGAGCGGCGAACAGCCCGTGCGGGCATGCCCGGCCTGCACCCTGCGCCACACCCGGGGAGCCACCGACCGGGCCCACGTCCACCCGCCCCCGCACCAGGCGCTGTGCCCGCGCCACCACCACTGGAGCCTGGATGACGACACCAGCCTGACCACCGCCGCGCTGCCCGAACTCCACCAGGCTCAGCGCCACCACCAGCGCCTGACCCGTCACCCGGGCGCCGCTCCAGCGCTCAGCTGGGCCGGCGCCATCACCACCCGCTGGTACGACCAGCAGACCCACCTCGCCACCCGCTGGCAACGCCGGCTCCACCACCTCGCCGACACCAACCCCCACGCCACACCGGCCACCATGTCCTGGGCCCTGTACGCGCGCGAGCTCGTCACCTACCCCGAAACCATCACCCTCGCCCGCACACTCGCCACCACCCACCTGCCCAAGCAGCCACGACAAGGACCCGCACCCCAAGCCCACCCCGCCATCACCGCGTTCCTACGCCACACCGCCCACCAACTCCACCTGGAACGCCTCGCACCCCCACCCGGCGACCTCCTGTGGACCTGGATCCACCACACCCGCACCAGCTGA
- a CDS encoding TniB family NTP-binding protein, with product MTHDPAHDPDPGQDASPTTWELFRRFADDPPPVPPGPGDAPRTAEQRLAYHSRFVTVRTPAVVKTLLEVRTLMALGRHQRATARPSLIVTGPPTTGKTTTLLEVGRTCHLAEQARGGPGAAQVPVAYLLVPPGATAKALALEFARYLGIPVSARMTQAQIAASVCHTYNTVGVRLVLIDEIHRLNPRTSTGAEAADFLKDLTERISATFVYAGIDVTTTALFTGTAGAQLAGRAGLIDCDPLPATTRTNTARSSQSANGSGSTGSGEGNSSESIGSSRANAGGGSGTGSASSGGVVVTRPFRETVAAMENALDLQRHRAGSLVRLAPYLHQRTAGRIGSLSRLLRRAAITAILDGSEKITRSALDAIALDHLAEEHYRPRSPGRKAPGAGRPARTAS from the coding sequence GTGACCCACGATCCCGCTCACGACCCGGATCCGGGACAGGACGCGTCCCCCACCACGTGGGAGCTGTTCCGCCGCTTCGCCGACGACCCGCCCCCGGTGCCGCCCGGGCCCGGGGATGCGCCGCGCACCGCGGAGCAGCGCCTGGCCTACCACTCCCGCTTCGTGACGGTTCGCACCCCCGCCGTCGTCAAGACGCTGCTGGAGGTGCGGACCCTGATGGCGCTGGGGCGCCACCAGCGGGCCACCGCCAGGCCCTCGCTGATCGTCACCGGCCCGCCCACCACGGGCAAGACCACCACGCTGCTGGAGGTCGGCCGCACCTGCCACCTGGCCGAGCAGGCCCGAGGCGGCCCTGGGGCGGCCCAGGTCCCCGTCGCCTACCTGCTGGTGCCGCCCGGGGCCACCGCCAAAGCCCTCGCGCTGGAGTTCGCCCGCTACCTCGGCATCCCCGTCTCCGCCCGCATGACCCAGGCCCAGATCGCCGCGTCCGTGTGCCACACCTACAACACCGTCGGCGTGCGGCTGGTGCTGATCGATGAGATCCACCGCCTCAACCCGCGCACCAGCACCGGGGCCGAGGCAGCCGACTTCCTCAAGGACTTGACCGAGCGGATCTCGGCGACGTTCGTGTACGCGGGCATCGACGTCACCACCACTGCGCTGTTCACCGGCACCGCCGGTGCCCAACTCGCCGGACGCGCCGGTCTGATCGACTGCGACCCCCTGCCCGCCACCACACGCACCAACACCGCCAGGAGCAGCCAGAGCGCTAACGGGAGCGGCAGCACCGGGAGCGGTGAAGGGAACAGCAGCGAGAGCATTGGGAGCAGCAGGGCCAACGCGGGTGGTGGAAGCGGTACGGGGAGCGCGAGCAGCGGTGGCGTGGTGGTCACCCGGCCGTTCCGTGAGACCGTCGCCGCGATGGAGAACGCCCTCGACCTGCAGCGCCACCGCGCCGGAAGCCTCGTGCGCCTGGCCCCCTACCTCCACCAGCGCACCGCGGGCCGCATCGGCAGCCTCTCCCGTCTCCTGCGGCGCGCTGCGATCACCGCCATCCTCGACGGAAGCGAGAAGATCACCCGCTCCGCTCTGGATGCCATCGCCCTGGACCACCTCGCCGAAGAGCACTACCGGCCCCGTTCCCCCGGCCGCAAGGCACCCGGCGCCGGTCGGCCCGCCCGCACGGCCTCATGA
- a CDS encoding transposase has product MSRAAGNRPVLAVGVHVVFEGRTWQVVGLQGQQVRLLDEQGTAVTLLAAYLFAAGDFALAGAAAAAPVPQWGMFATVPLREQERALAWQRHIREVETGLPDAAADGGRAPRAEYDPATRTLAQRELAKAQELTALGFGSVARTTVQRMRLEYRKQGLWGLVDHRTTRTHSPTGRTDERVVVAVLEAMRRQRGRSKGTVKGLRQLTAQVLEERHGPGVVKVPAQATFYRLAAVLADPAERPGSPARTASKPARPYRPTRVLRPGEQVMLDTTRLDIFAVFDNGTTGRPELTIALDVASRSILATVLRPAATKAVDAALLLAEMATPHPVRPTWPQVLEMSRAPVPYDLLVDADDRLRGMAARPVAVPETVVVDRGRVFVSEAFLAAAETLGISVQPAPPRQPAAKGPVERTFGSINSLFCQHVAGHTGSNPVRRGPRAETEALWTVAQLQDLLDQWITTEWQNRPHEGLRHPSMPAVALSPNEMWGALLGICGHLPLPLSRADYVELLPVCWKPITERGIRIDHRTYDHHALNPHRGQPSGIAAQRGRWEVHHNPHDQRQVWVRLPDGQFTAVPWIHAEYIDQPLADDLWQHLKTVVERRGSREQHEADLAQALDDLLFKVRTGQASARERHLTARQAPTSLPHDLTPGPGQGMAQGQVHPRPTADGGGAAGPGGQHDEPGQIRRPAAGDELAGPPHPGTGAQHGDADLVQRSAPDAGSAGSAHAEPGRPGNVGQAPKLPTEAQAGPAQPHTVPSQSSREAGSEATGAGWPGEDSLDDMSADEDDGEDLDGQGAWPEEEAGAAFALYDARKEAELW; this is encoded by the coding sequence GTGAGCCGCGCTGCGGGAAACCGGCCGGTGCTGGCGGTGGGCGTTCACGTGGTCTTCGAGGGCCGGACCTGGCAGGTCGTCGGATTGCAGGGGCAACAGGTGCGGTTGCTCGATGAGCAGGGGACGGCGGTGACGCTGCTGGCGGCCTACCTGTTCGCGGCCGGCGACTTCGCGCTGGCCGGCGCTGCCGCGGCGGCGCCGGTGCCGCAGTGGGGGATGTTCGCAACGGTGCCGCTGCGTGAGCAAGAGCGGGCCCTGGCCTGGCAGCGGCACATCCGCGAAGTGGAGACGGGGCTGCCGGACGCGGCGGCAGACGGCGGGCGGGCGCCGCGGGCGGAGTACGATCCGGCCACCCGCACCCTGGCCCAGCGCGAGCTGGCCAAGGCGCAGGAGCTGACCGCGCTGGGCTTCGGCAGTGTCGCGCGCACGACCGTGCAGCGTATGCGCCTGGAGTACCGCAAGCAGGGTCTGTGGGGTCTGGTCGACCACCGCACCACCCGCACCCACAGTCCCACCGGGCGCACGGACGAGCGGGTGGTGGTGGCGGTCCTGGAGGCGATGCGGCGCCAGCGCGGCAGGTCCAAGGGCACCGTCAAGGGCCTGCGGCAACTGACCGCGCAGGTGCTGGAGGAGCGTCACGGCCCTGGCGTCGTCAAGGTTCCCGCTCAGGCGACGTTCTACCGCCTGGCGGCCGTCCTGGCCGACCCCGCCGAGCGGCCCGGGAGCCCGGCCCGCACCGCCAGTAAGCCGGCCCGCCCCTACCGTCCGACCCGGGTGCTGCGGCCCGGCGAGCAGGTCATGCTCGACACCACCCGCCTCGACATCTTCGCGGTGTTCGACAACGGCACCACCGGCCGCCCGGAACTGACGATCGCCCTGGATGTCGCGTCCCGCTCGATCCTGGCAACCGTTCTGCGCCCGGCCGCCACCAAGGCGGTGGACGCAGCCCTGCTGCTGGCCGAGATGGCCACCCCGCACCCCGTACGGCCCACCTGGCCGCAGGTCCTGGAGATGTCGCGGGCACCGGTCCCGTACGACCTGCTGGTGGACGCCGACGACCGTCTGCGGGGTATGGCCGCCCGGCCGGTGGCCGTACCCGAGACGGTGGTCGTCGACCGCGGACGGGTATTCGTCTCCGAGGCGTTCCTGGCCGCCGCCGAAACCCTGGGCATCAGCGTGCAGCCCGCTCCCCCGCGCCAGCCGGCCGCCAAGGGGCCAGTGGAGCGCACGTTCGGCTCCATCAACAGCCTGTTCTGCCAGCACGTCGCCGGCCACACCGGCTCCAACCCCGTCCGGCGCGGACCCCGCGCAGAGACCGAAGCCCTGTGGACCGTGGCGCAGCTGCAGGACCTCCTGGACCAGTGGATCACCACCGAGTGGCAGAACCGGCCCCACGAGGGACTGCGCCACCCGTCGATGCCCGCCGTCGCGCTGTCCCCCAACGAGATGTGGGGCGCGCTGCTCGGCATCTGCGGCCACCTCCCCCTCCCGCTGAGCAGGGCCGACTACGTCGAGCTGCTGCCGGTGTGCTGGAAGCCGATCACCGAGCGCGGGATCCGCATCGACCACCGCACCTACGACCACCACGCCCTCAACCCGCACCGCGGCCAGCCCTCCGGCATCGCCGCGCAGCGGGGCCGCTGGGAGGTCCACCACAACCCGCACGACCAGCGCCAGGTCTGGGTCCGCCTGCCCGACGGGCAGTTCACCGCCGTGCCATGGATCCACGCCGAGTACATCGACCAGCCGTTGGCCGACGACCTGTGGCAGCATCTGAAGACAGTCGTGGAGCGCCGAGGCAGCCGCGAGCAGCACGAAGCCGACCTCGCCCAGGCCCTCGACGACCTCCTGTTCAAGGTCCGTACCGGCCAGGCCAGCGCCCGCGAACGGCACCTCACCGCCCGCCAAGCCCCCACCTCGCTCCCCCACGACCTGACCCCCGGCCCGGGCCAAGGCATGGCCCAGGGCCAGGTTCACCCCCGGCCGACCGCCGACGGCGGCGGGGCCGCTGGTCCCGGCGGACAGCACGACGAACCGGGCCAGATCCGGCGGCCCGCCGCCGGTGACGAGCTCGCCGGGCCGCCACACCCGGGCACCGGCGCGCAGCACGGCGACGCCGACCTGGTCCAGCGGTCCGCTCCCGACGCTGGGTCTGCAGGGTCGGCACATGCGGAACCCGGTCGGCCCGGCAACGTCGGCCAGGCCCCGAAGCTGCCCACCGAGGCGCAGGCCGGCCCCGCGCAGCCGCACACCGTGCCCTCGCAGAGCTCACGCGAAGCCGGCAGCGAGGCCACAGGGGCTGGTTGGCCGGGCGAGGACAGCCTGGACGATATGAGCGCCGACGAGGACGACGGCGAGGACCTGGACGGCCAGGGCGCCTGGCCCGAAGAGGAAGCAGGGGCCGCCTTCGCCCTGTACGACGCCCGTAAGGAGGCCGAATTGTGGTGA
- a CDS encoding DNA-binding protein codes for MSPLAGETTFSLLDRVAARYGLDEGALLTTWQWKGQRPRHESGAQRADAEVLLDAAGRRALAGLCGVSEEVLGRALPSWGLGDEKLAEQEGGGGPRAVWRVAGAAVGPAAFGCRSCAARRTGAPVRVVRYAPRWERVCARHGRWLLDADADHGLEFLDVRGLPEIAEAQRQWVGVVRRAQRGGVEAAAVFAVARAVVCQWWDLALGWEQERIWPARLHLLAGGDAGPEFWWWRAVAREAATFPEVVAVAGALVDPVAAELVWTDSGGERIRPFPPDGALCRELGRRLGRPWLGEVGAVPDSSALTAWWGALVRRRRGAGQSGERFLDPWWVKREDQPVSVAAQLRKLTQRAEGTISWRAAVPRPERTWIKDGLRDATGLLAQLDLDDTAPLAATTQQLLDTLDRAIGTLTKAGIGIASAAQSAGIPLAQLSTWTHIPAEDLRQDIDDHRDDLEEQYG; via the coding sequence GTGTCTCCTCTCGCTGGGGAGACGACCTTCTCGCTTCTTGACCGGGTCGCTGCCCGCTACGGCCTCGACGAAGGGGCCCTGCTGACGACCTGGCAGTGGAAGGGCCAGCGCCCTCGGCATGAGAGCGGTGCGCAGCGGGCGGATGCCGAGGTGCTGCTGGACGCGGCCGGGCGGCGAGCGCTGGCCGGGTTGTGCGGGGTGTCGGAGGAGGTGTTGGGGCGGGCGCTGCCGTCATGGGGGCTGGGCGACGAGAAGCTGGCCGAGCAGGAGGGCGGGGGCGGCCCGCGGGCGGTGTGGCGGGTGGCCGGCGCGGCGGTGGGGCCGGCGGCGTTCGGATGCCGGTCGTGCGCGGCGCGGCGGACCGGGGCGCCAGTGCGGGTGGTGCGGTACGCGCCCCGCTGGGAGCGGGTGTGCGCGCGGCACGGCCGGTGGCTGCTGGACGCGGACGCCGACCACGGCCTGGAGTTTCTGGATGTGCGCGGCCTGCCGGAGATCGCCGAGGCGCAGCGGCAATGGGTGGGAGTGGTCCGCCGGGCGCAGCGTGGCGGGGTGGAGGCGGCGGCGGTGTTCGCGGTGGCGCGGGCGGTGGTGTGCCAGTGGTGGGATCTCGCGTTGGGGTGGGAGCAGGAGCGGATCTGGCCGGCCCGGCTGCACCTCCTGGCCGGCGGGGATGCGGGGCCCGAGTTCTGGTGGTGGCGGGCGGTGGCCCGGGAGGCGGCGACGTTCCCCGAGGTCGTCGCGGTCGCCGGGGCGCTGGTGGACCCGGTGGCGGCGGAGCTGGTGTGGACCGACAGCGGCGGCGAGCGGATCCGTCCCTTCCCGCCCGACGGGGCGCTGTGCCGGGAGCTCGGCCGCAGGCTCGGGCGCCCGTGGCTGGGCGAGGTCGGCGCGGTCCCCGACAGCAGCGCGCTCACCGCCTGGTGGGGAGCACTCGTGCGCCGGCGCCGTGGCGCCGGCCAGAGCGGTGAGCGGTTCCTGGACCCGTGGTGGGTCAAACGCGAGGACCAACCGGTCTCCGTGGCGGCGCAGCTGCGGAAGCTAACCCAGCGGGCCGAGGGCACCATCAGCTGGCGTGCCGCCGTCCCCCGCCCTGAACGCACCTGGATCAAGGACGGGCTCCGCGACGCCACCGGCCTCCTGGCGCAGCTGGACCTCGACGACACCGCACCACTCGCCGCAACCACCCAACAGCTGCTGGACACTCTCGACAGGGCCATCGGCACCCTGACCAAGGCCGGCATCGGCATCGCCAGCGCGGCGCAGAGCGCGGGCATCCCCCTCGCCCAGCTCAGCACCTGGACGCACATCCCCGCAGAGGACCTCCGACAGGACATCGACGACCACCGCGACGACCTCGAGGAGCAGTACGGGTGA
- a CDS encoding oxidoreductase — translation MTKWTAAELPDLAGRTAVVTGASGGIGLITARELAAAGARVVLAVRDTGKGAKVARTMAGETQVRQLDVSSLDSVRAFADAWTGDIDILVNNAGIMQVPLAYTADGFESQAATNYLGPFALTNLLLPHITDRVVTVSSQLHRRGHVRTDDLNWKTRRYNATGAYCDSKLDVTVFAIELDRRLAASGSRVRSLLAHPGIAATNLTSHVGGFPGVMNRTMRFMTNDAEIGALSTLYAAVEDIPGGSYVGPSGVGGIKGFPAVGKPSRAALDPETARALWTATAALTSTGTQLAVTN, via the coding sequence ATGACGAAATGGACCGCCGCAGAACTCCCCGATCTGGCCGGGCGCACGGCCGTGGTCACCGGTGCGTCGGGAGGCATCGGCCTGATCACGGCCCGCGAACTGGCCGCGGCGGGTGCGCGCGTGGTGCTCGCGGTGCGCGACACCGGCAAGGGTGCGAAGGTCGCCCGCACCATGGCCGGCGAAACGCAGGTGCGGCAGCTGGACGTGTCGAGCCTGGACTCGGTGCGGGCGTTCGCCGACGCGTGGACCGGTGACATCGACATCCTGGTCAACAACGCCGGAATCATGCAGGTCCCGCTGGCCTACACCGCCGACGGCTTCGAGTCCCAGGCGGCGACCAACTACCTCGGCCCGTTCGCCCTCACGAACCTGCTGCTGCCGCACATCACCGACCGCGTCGTCACGGTCTCCTCCCAACTGCACCGCCGCGGGCACGTGCGCACCGACGACCTGAACTGGAAGACGCGTAGGTACAACGCGACCGGCGCGTACTGCGACTCCAAGCTCGACGTGACCGTCTTCGCGATCGAACTGGACCGCCGGCTGGCCGCATCGGGCAGTCGGGTCCGCTCGCTGCTGGCACATCCCGGCATCGCGGCCACGAACCTGACCTCCCACGTCGGCGGCTTCCCCGGGGTCATGAACCGGACCATGCGGTTCATGACCAACGACGCCGAGATCGGCGCACTGTCGACCCTCTACGCTGCCGTCGAGGACATCCCTGGGGGCTCCTACGTCGGCCCGAGCGGCGTCGGCGGCATCAAGGGCTTCCCCGCGGTGGGCAAGCCCTCCCGCGCGGCTCTGGACCCGGAGACCGCCCGCGCGCTGTGGACCGCCACCGCCGCGCTCACCAGCACCGGAACCCAACTGGCCGTCACCAACTGA
- a CDS encoding helix-turn-helix transcriptional regulator: protein MDRAGLADFLRKRREMLQPEDVGLPRGSRRRTAGLRREEVAALADMSTDYYSRLERQRGPQPSEQMLAMIARGLHLTSDERDHLFLLAGHSTPLRAMRGDHVSPGMMRILDRLDDTPAQVMSGLGETLVQTRLAVALVGDETHFTGRARSIVYRWYTDPATRLLYPPQDHELLGRTFTSQLREAVTRESAGSRAADLANALLERSAEFAACWNAHEVGLRLTEQRKRLIHPELGPMELYCQVLLDPAQSQSLLVYTAPPGTESHQKLQLLGVIGAQRFQTGPPQAAD, encoded by the coding sequence ATGGACAGGGCCGGACTGGCGGACTTCCTGCGCAAGCGCCGCGAGATGCTGCAACCCGAGGACGTGGGCCTACCGCGCGGGTCGCGCCGGCGCACCGCCGGCCTGCGCCGCGAGGAGGTGGCGGCGCTCGCGGACATGTCCACTGACTACTACAGTCGGCTGGAACGGCAGCGCGGGCCCCAGCCGTCCGAGCAGATGCTGGCCATGATCGCCCGCGGCCTGCATCTGACCAGTGACGAGCGGGACCACCTGTTCTTGTTGGCGGGCCACAGCACCCCGCTGCGGGCGATGCGGGGCGACCACGTCAGCCCGGGCATGATGCGGATCCTGGACCGGCTGGACGACACCCCGGCCCAGGTCATGTCCGGGCTCGGGGAGACCCTGGTGCAGACCCGGCTCGCGGTCGCGCTGGTCGGCGACGAGACGCACTTCACCGGCCGGGCGCGCAGCATCGTCTACCGCTGGTACACCGACCCGGCCACACGGCTCCTCTACCCGCCGCAGGACCACGAGCTGCTCGGCCGCACCTTCACCTCGCAGCTGCGCGAGGCGGTCACCCGCGAGAGCGCAGGCTCACGCGCGGCCGACCTCGCCAACGCGCTGCTGGAGCGCAGCGCCGAGTTCGCAGCCTGCTGGAACGCCCACGAGGTCGGGCTGCGCCTGACCGAGCAGCGCAAGCGGCTGATCCACCCGGAGCTGGGCCCGATGGAGCTGTACTGCCAGGTCCTGCTGGACCCGGCCCAGTCGCAGTCCCTGCTGGTCTACACGGCCCCACCCGGTACCGAGAGCCATCAGAAGCTGCAACTGCTCGGCGTGATAGGTGCGCAGCGCTTCCAGACCGGCCCACCGCAGGCCGCTGACTGA
- a CDS encoding TnsA-like heteromeric transposase endonuclease subunit — translation MADMSVAVPDVPEEGFEAVFAVAGGLEQERWERAAARVLFEELGPVSAFPVIPGKRWGPGWWWSATTGRHVAQGSAAMVVQLMLLDRDPHVVAMAGRPVRVLWRDAQERGVVRSWVPQLFARYADGTGLLADCPGTPGAGGVAAQRAAAAVSEACARVGWVYRRLRAPDPVVVGNVRWLAGYRHPRFRGALEVEAAVMEAFADPRPLVEGVRAVGNPLVVLPVVYHALWARRLRAPLDRPLHGGVLVSPGLAWAGPVAGEGAGAGR, via the coding sequence ATGGCGGACATGAGCGTGGCTGTACCGGATGTGCCCGAGGAGGGCTTCGAGGCGGTTTTCGCCGTTGCTGGGGGTCTTGAGCAGGAGCGGTGGGAGCGGGCTGCGGCGCGGGTGCTGTTCGAGGAGTTGGGGCCGGTGTCGGCGTTCCCGGTCATTCCGGGCAAGCGGTGGGGGCCGGGGTGGTGGTGGTCGGCCACCACCGGAAGACATGTGGCACAAGGGTCCGCGGCCATGGTCGTGCAGTTGATGCTGCTGGACCGCGACCCGCACGTGGTCGCCATGGCCGGGCGCCCTGTGCGGGTGCTGTGGCGCGATGCGCAGGAGCGGGGTGTGGTGCGGTCGTGGGTACCGCAGTTGTTCGCACGGTACGCGGACGGGACGGGGTTGCTGGCCGACTGCCCGGGCACTCCTGGTGCGGGCGGGGTTGCGGCGCAGCGGGCGGCCGCGGCGGTGAGTGAGGCGTGTGCGCGGGTCGGATGGGTGTACCGGCGGCTGCGGGCGCCGGATCCGGTGGTGGTGGGCAACGTGCGGTGGCTGGCCGGATACCGGCATCCGCGTTTTCGCGGCGCGCTGGAGGTGGAGGCGGCGGTGATGGAGGCGTTCGCTGATCCGCGGCCGTTGGTGGAGGGGGTGCGGGCGGTGGGCAATCCGTTGGTGGTGCTGCCGGTGGTCTATCACGCGCTGTGGGCCCGCCGGTTGCGGGCGCCGCTGGATCGTCCCCTGCACGGCGGAGTGCTCGTCAGCCCGGGGCTGGCCTGGGCTGGGCCCGTCGCGGGTGAGGGCGCGGGGGCGGGGCGGTGA